ttcctagctgTCACACATCCACTGTTTGATGCTGGTCAAACACTTCATCAAAGATGACAACTTATCAAATTCTGAAGGTTCAAAAGATCAGTAAAGCTGTCATCAGtatagaaataagaaatatcAGGATATTGCCTAATTATCAGACCTAAAGGAAGAATGTATCAATGGAACAGGATAGGACCCAGATCTGAACCTTGAGGTACCCCACATGACCGGCTTGTGGATTCTGACATGGTCTGGTATCCAAAGACACTGAAACTTCTCCCAGAAAGGTACGGATGAACCCAGTCTAAATCCAGACCAGATAGATAAAGGAGCCTGTTAATAAAAATATCATGATCGACGGTGTCAAAGCCAGATGTTAAATCCAGTAAAACCAGCACCAGCTGCCATCATGATGTTGCCAGAGACTTTGAGTAAAGCtgtttgtgtgaaatgctgcttacggaaaccagactgaaacCTGTCGAAACACTCTGAAACCTGTCGAAACACACATGCTtttctaaaagaaaaacagttgaGTTGCTCTGCTACAATTTTCTCTAGAATTCTTGACACAAACAGGAGTTTTGAAACAGGCCTGTAATAATCAATGTTGTCCCTTCAGGCTGCGGCATTGGTCGAGGAGGAGACCAGAAGGTACCGACCTACAAAAAACTATCTGAGTTACCTTCCCACGCCCGACTTCTCTACTTTTGAAGTAAGAAACTCTTTAGATGTCTAATCCCCTGTTCACACTGGAGTGGTATTAACTCAGGACCTGCCGTAATTTAGAAATCACATCTCTGCATCAGTGTCATGTGCAGCACATTCATACAGGATAAGTAAAGTCTGTATTTTACAGTATATTACGTTCATTAAATCCTGTCAAggccttttgttttttgttacatAATCCCTTTTAATTAACACTAACTTTGACTATTGAATTAGAAGTGTCTGATTGGATAGTCGACAGCTTGACTTCAGTGAAAACACGTCAAATACTGACTGTTGACTAAACCTGAAATGAACGTGTAGGCTTGGGTACTTCAGTTGCCATGGTGATATTCTAATGCAGCTACGTGTGTCGGTACTCTTTTGTTCTAGTCTTCATGTTTTATGTCTCTGTCTGAAGCTTAATGTTGACCAATTACTTTTAGTTTTGCTTGTCAAAAATATAATATCTTTAGACTGTAAGTGGCTACAGACCTTTTATGATATAACTCTATCACAACTGCCATAATTACTTTGGGAAAGAGGCAGAAGAGGCAGCgggaggacttttttttttttaattcctacCTGCAAATCTGTGTTACTGAGATTTACATTTGCACAGTATTGAATTATCCCCTGACCTGAAACGTTGTCTGTCATTATTACAAAGGTACTGCAGGTCCCCAGGTATCTTTGGTCCAGTGTGACTGACTGTGGTTTCAGACAGATACTGAAATAACAGCCCTTCCTTTTTCTCTGTACCTTCAGACGGATATCATGAGGAATGAGTTTGAGCGGTTGGCAGCTCGTCAGCCCATGGACCTCCTGAGCATGAAGAGGTAATCCCCGCTCATCGCAGGAGCTTAGAAGAAGTCAGGAATAATCTTGAAAGCTATGatgttcatttgttttatttgggcTTATGATTAACACCCTGCTGACAAATGAGGTACAATAATACTTTTAGATTGATTTTGGGTCATGCATCTTGTTGTGTATCGTCGTCTTGAACCACCTGTGAGGTCATTAAAGTGCTGTTATTGTAGTTTTTACGAATGTTTTCTACTGTAAAGATTGTGTTTTCAAACAGAACAAAAAGGAGTGGTTATAAAATCAGTCTCCAGATAATTGTCAGGGTTTTCCGCACAATTTTTATACACGGTCCGAATACTCCTCACCGGTAACtctcaaaacaaaaaagtaaaaagagacgaGAAAGAGCAACCGGTTCCATATTTGATGAATCATCATTTCCGTTGGCCTCTGAACTTGTCAACTCTGTTATCAACATCAGCAGATGCTGAACAATGTATGTACCACACCAAGAACATGATATAGACTTACACAAGACGGAGTCACATTCGCCTGCAGCTTGGTTGTGGTTGTAGTTGAAGTGAAGGTGCAGCTGTAGCCGGCAGATATGTGACGTCACAGATCTGTGGGTTCTGGCCTTTCTAAGATTTGAGCCAATAAAGCAGCTTTTTCATTACTGAAATTCAATCCAGGATTGATGAAGAATCAGATTGATGAGGAGAATCAGTCAGTATTGATTACAGTCTTATGAAGTCCAGTCTCTACCAGAGTTATTCCCTCTtaacgtacacacacacacacacacacacacacacacacacacacaccagaccACCATTATGACACTCTGTGCAGATGTCCAAGTGAAAACAGTGTGTTGCAATAACGCTGACTCGTCTGCTCTCCGTAGAACCTGTGACTTGTTTGGATCAATACACCCAGTttatgttatcatttatatcgttctaatgttataaaaataatattaacaCAGTTCGGTGCTAACCAATACACAGTTGATGAGTATTTGTTGCTTATCTACGAGTAAATCAACCCAAATCTTCTTGTCATCATCTTGAGCTTCAATCACAAAATGGGCAAATGATGTTAAGAAGTTTTCCAatcgttttttttaatgattgatcaacctttttgctctttttttttttttttttttttttgaaggtcagtatgtcttttttttttttttttttacatctgaaCTATTAAAACTGAAGTTCAGGACTCATGCATGTATACGACTTCTGATGAATCCAAATGCAATtgacagaaaaatgtgacaaatgtTTACACTCGGTTGCCCCGGCAAAGCTAGTGTTTGTGGAGAGGCGCGTAAAAAGGTGTATGCAGTCTTTTTCACTTTGGTTCTGGTGTCATGTTTCTGCAGATACGAGCTGCCGGCTCCGACATCGGGGCAGAAGAACGACATCACGGCCTGGCAGGAGTGTGTGAACAACTCCATGGCCCAGCTGGAGCACCAGGCCGTCCGCATCGAGAACCTGGAGCTCATGTCTCAATACGGATCCAACGCTTGGAAAGTCTACAACGAGTACGGGCAGTCTCCTTCTCCCAGAGGAGTTAACTCTGTATAACGTGATCCTAAAGACTAACTGGCAACTCTtttatcttcttcttttttagcaACCTGGCCTTCATGATTGAGATGGCTCAGAAAGAACTTCAGAAATTCAGGTGACATTTTACCTGATTAAAAAATGCTGTCTAACCTGCTTTTACTTGATTCACTGGTTTGTAAATTTGTTCACTTTGATTCCCAGGAAGAAAATCCAGGATTTGAACTGGCAGCGTAAGAACGATCAGCTGGGAGCCGGAGCCAAACTGCGAGAGCTGGAGTCCAAGTATGTTTGGGAAATCTCGCATGTATGTACTTCACTTAACTCGAGGAAGAAGGCTGATGGATGAACGTTTTCTCTTCACAGCTGGGTGTCGCTGGTCAGCAAGAACTACGAGATCGAGCGCGCCATCGTGCAGCTGGAAAACGAAGTTGCTCAGCTGAAGCAGCAACAGGGCGACGAGAACAAGGAGAACATCCGGCAGGACTTTTAGAGGAGCCTCGTCCTCACGGCCGTCGGGATGAGAATCCTCCGTaagacttttgtctgtttggacTAAGAAAGGAGGAAAACCGTGTCCACACCAAACCTTACACCTGCTGCACCAACCACGACGGACCATGCTAGATTTCTGGTAACCTATTTTCAAGGATTGATTGagattttgtacttttttctcgatgaTGGAAGACATTTATCAACTTCTTTTAGGCTGAACATtattaaacattaaaacacattCACTCATTTCAGCAGTTTTTTTCCTGCTGTGACGTCACTGCAGAAGCTGTTGacaatgttttttcttctttttaagtcCTTTTTTTGTGCTGCTGACACATTGGCGATGGTGTTTAATATTTCATAAACGATTCTAATGATGTTGGAACGCAAATGTCggttaagttaaaaaaaaaaagtcatttaaattttttggtTTGTCGTTAAATTACACACAACAAATGAGTGTAGTTTCGTCAAGCCTGTTAAAGactaatttctctttttttgtttgacatttttgttgttttgtaatgtttcaataaagtaaacttttcatatttttctccttttgtgtGAGAAATGTTTTCATCTTGGAGAATGAAACGCTCCGGTCTTTATTCATCAGGATTATTGTTTTATAGTTCTGAGTTTGTGTTTAACGTACAGCAACAGGAGTCCTGAGACCACGTTGCGTCTGGAAGCCTCCACCCTCAAGTTATATTTCAGTTTGTCAGTATGTGGTGTTTTCATTCCTCCCAGGATCTGGAGGTGGTCCGTGGACGTTGGTGTAGAGGCTCATTCATACTGACCGTGGTAGAAATTCTCAAAAGTCAACTGGACTTCCTTCTTTTGGTTCTTGAAGGATTTCTTACTGCTCATAAACTGTTGATCAGTTCAACTTCTAgaagtctggttctggtctcttgTTCTCGTCGCCGTCATCGAGAATTTCGTTGCAGCGGGAGTCTCCAAAAATCTCCCAAAAGCCGAAGTTCAGTGAGGAGAGTTTCATTACATGACAAGGAACAAACTCTTACCccctttccaccaaaccagttccgcGACTGGTTCTGGGCGTTGGTTTTAATAACTCTGCCCCCTCCACTTActtaagcggttctttcctctagcccagcaaagagttggtgctaccttggaaccgtttttttctggcccggagccagttctttgtcagtggaaacagaaagcccggttccagaaccagccctggaaccagtttggtggaaaagagtAGACTTAATGAACAAATACTGACTTTCAGTCTGCTGTCGGCCTTCACCCAGCactggtttttatttatttacgggTCTGTTTTGGGTAAACTACCCCATTTCTGTGTGGCCTCATATCTCCAGCCCGGAGTGGAAACAACTCTAATCAACTTCTCTTCAGACTCTCCAAAATCCCCTCACAACTCCGTTTCCTGCACTCCAGCTTCAGCTTTGTTAACGACACAATCTGCAAAATTCACTAAGCTTTATTTCCCTGAATGAGTTCAAAACTCTTACAAACTGTTAAAAAAGCATAACTGTTATCCTTAAACCGGCCTTTAATCATTTTATGATGATTCAGCTGTTCAGTTCGCTCTTTCTTTTTGTCCTGGTGAATCTAAATGATTTTTATGGCGCCTTAATCGTACAGAAGGACTTTAGTATTCTGTGCCGGTGTGCCTCTTGGCTAGGTCTCCCTTGAGAAACATTTTATCTTGAGGGACCCCCTAGTAAAATAAAGGTTGAATGAATAAAGCAAGTTCTGTTACACAAATACACTTCGGTTAAACACATCTTGCTCTGCCCAGCAGCCAGTAGGACATAACAGCATCATGACCTTTTATTCTGGTCTAGATTTTCCCAGTGAGGTCTTAACGACGTCTTGATTAAATCTCATCTGGGTCTTGATGGAGTCGTAGAGGAGCCGGCTCTGATTAACCTGATGAGTattctggtggtggtggttgtcATGGCATCACATCTACTCATTGCAGGCTGAAACGGGAGCCATCTGATGAGCTTCCTGGTGAAGGCCTTTATTAATAGTCCCATCTGATTATTCTAGACTTAATGAAAAGAAACGTGGTCTCAGGCAACATCCTACATATTTCCTACAggtagaggtttttttttttttccctgcatCCCCGTCTGTCTTTATTGCCATTTTAAGTTTATACACTACACCACCACCGTGCCTGACAGTTGATgtgaggtgtttctgctgatatctttgattttcattaaaaaaaatagtgttTACAGCTGAAAATCTCCACATCGGTCTCATCTGTCCTCAGGATGCTatgttttgtagttttttttttttcagatataACTTTGAAAAGCTAAGTCATGCTCCTTGAGCTGTGTTTCTAGGTTCTGTTTTTCAAAAGACATGCATCAAATATATCCTTTTTCTTCCATGAAGCCCCtttatgtagcaataccacttctgaccacacgggggcatGTGACCATAAGGTACAACTTTTCCATTGCCTTTTGAACACAAATAGTTTTAGCCAATCATGTGCCAGCAAATGCATTTAGGCATGAAGACATGGTCAAGACAGCAGCTACAATCCAAATCAGGAAAGGGAATACAAATGGGATTTAAGCAATTTTGAGCTGGCATGGCTATTGATGCCAGATGGGCTGGTCTGATTATACTGGATCAGCACGTTTAACCACCTCTAGGTGTGGCAGGAGCAAAGGCGGGGAATACAGAGTTGCGTGGAGGTTTTGTTAGCACAACAATGGCACCCTGGAGATTTTACCCAGAGAATTTCAAGCACCTCAGATATAAAACACAGTTTCATTCATGCCTGGCAGTGTTCCTAACATCAAGGGTCAATTTATTATTCTGATATTACACCTAGCCATAAAGTTTTATTCCATCCATTTTTCCATAACCGTTTAATCCTGTGCAGGGCCACGAGTAAAGTTTTATTCATACTAAAAACAATACACAACTAACAtcactaaaaagttactttctGGGTAGAAGCCTATCACTATGAGGTAATGAGCAAACGGACCAACCCAAGATAGCAGTCGCTTACAACAGACTCATTACAAGACACACCAGAACCACAACATGCAGGGCAAATTAAATCCCACCATCAGCCGGGGTCCTACGCCCCTCAATCCCGCACCCTGTCCCTGCAGGGAATACAAGAACACAGGTCACAATTATATCGGCTCAAGGATCAataataaaagtttaaaatgcaCACagtccagcaccagcaccaaccccccccccccccccccccccccccccctgcaaaaaggagaaaaaatatccAGGGAGCAGCAGTTGTCTGGGTGAAAATTGGCTTGTTGATGTTGGAGGTATAAGGGCCGACTGATTCTacaacagtaactcaaacaaTCACTTGTTACAACCAAAGTGTGCAGAATATATCTCTGGTTGGACGATACggggaaccttgaggcggatgggctccagcagcagaagaccacaccggGTGCCACTCTGGTCATGATGAGTCTCAGTTTCATCTGTGGTTTTCAGAGCATGGTCCATCCTGTCTCGTCTTTACGGTTGGTGGTGGTGTAACCGTGTGGGGGATGTTTTCTTGACACACTCTGGGCCCCCAAGTAAAAACTAAATATTGCTCCAACTCTTCAGTACTTTCATTGACCACGTTATACTTGCTACTGATGCTGAGTCCAGCAGGATAACACACCAtgtcttgaacatgacaataaGCTCAACAGGTCTCAGTCCAATAGAGCACCGTTGGGATGTGGTGGGACGAGAAATTCACATCCTGGATGCAAAGTTGACAATTCTGCAGCTGATATGATGCCGTCATGTGAATATGGATCAAACAGTCAACATGCTTtattccactgtaaacgtttgCCGGCAGCTCTGGAGATTTTTTGGCGGGGATCTgttgaaggagctggtagccaaagctaactttgattgacatagcATGGGCGTGTCCCCATCGGCTTCCTGACCAACATGGCTGCTCACCGCACCAATAACAAAAGGGCTTCAAAACCGCTCTTCAGAGTCCAGTGGGTCACGTGACCGAGTACTTAGACCACtgtttttaaatctatgaatgttTCTAATGATGTGGCTGAGTGCTGAAATCACCAGACGATACCATGCTGAATgtcttgtaataccactttgtcccactagaggtgCACTTCATTGTGTCTTATGTGACCAGCAGACGTATTAACTTTCCTGTGCTATGTTGCCCCCGTGTGGTCAAAGGTGGTAttactacatag
This is a stretch of genomic DNA from Cololabis saira isolate AMF1-May2022 chromosome 12, fColSai1.1, whole genome shotgun sequence. It encodes these proteins:
- the bcas2 gene encoding pre-mRNA-splicing factor SPF27, yielding MAGTASVAGEVFVDALPYFDQGYDATGVREAAAALVEEETRRYRPTKNYLSYLPTPDFSTFETDIMRNEFERLAARQPMDLLSMKRYELPAPTSGQKNDITAWQECVNNSMAQLEHQAVRIENLELMSQYGSNAWKVYNDNLAFMIEMAQKELQKFRKKIQDLNWQRKNDQLGAGAKLRELESNWVSLVSKNYEIERAIVQLENEVAQLKQQQGDENKENIRQDF